In the genome of Paenibacillus pabuli, one region contains:
- a CDS encoding O-methyltransferase, with product MNNLNVSAHQQTWSQVDHYLSALLIPSDSLLEQALHSNAEAGLPAHDVTPNQGKLLQLLLQIQGAARVLEIGTLGGYSTIWMARALPEHGRIVTLEAEPHHAEMARTNLTRAGLMHKVDLRVGPALTTLPDVQEEYREPFDFIFIDADKPSNPDYLRWALRLARPGSLIIGDNIVRDGEVINADSTDNRVQGVQSFLKLIADNPRLEATALQTVGSKGYDGFVIARVLESSMSK from the coding sequence TTGAACAATCTGAATGTTTCTGCTCACCAGCAAACCTGGAGCCAAGTTGACCATTATCTGAGCGCTTTGTTAATCCCCTCGGATTCACTGCTAGAGCAGGCCTTGCACTCCAATGCCGAGGCCGGCTTGCCAGCTCATGACGTTACACCCAATCAGGGGAAGCTGCTTCAGCTTCTGCTCCAAATACAGGGTGCAGCACGAGTGCTGGAGATTGGGACCCTTGGCGGATACAGTACGATCTGGATGGCAAGGGCCCTTCCCGAACACGGGCGAATCGTCACCCTGGAGGCTGAGCCACACCATGCAGAGATGGCACGTACCAACCTTACACGTGCAGGATTGATGCACAAGGTTGACCTTCGAGTAGGCCCGGCCCTGACTACCCTTCCCGACGTTCAGGAAGAGTACAGAGAGCCCTTTGATTTCATCTTCATCGATGCTGACAAACCGAGTAATCCCGACTATTTGCGTTGGGCGCTGCGTCTGGCTCGCCCTGGAAGTTTGATTATTGGTGACAACATCGTCAGGGACGGCGAAGTTATCAATGCAGACAGTACGGACAACAGGGTTCAGGGTGTTCAGTCTTTCCTGAAATTAATTGCAGATAATCCGCGTCTTGAAGCTACAGCACTGCAAACTGTAGGCAGTAAAGGCTACGATGGATTCGTGATTGCCCGAGTATTGGAATCTTCTATGTCAAAATAA
- a CDS encoding LysR family transcriptional regulator, translated as MNLHGLRLFHAIVRYGGVTRAAEELKISQPAVSSQVKKFERELGIPLFVTEGRRLVLTDAGIQLTGYAERLFMLEQDVENFVQDFRAGKKGMIRLTATYLPSNFLLPGWIARFKQMHEDVELVVSTTNTRMAFDQLLRYEADIAIYGGSGITHSGVHWDELFEDEMWFVVHPDHPYAGKEIELREMVAEPFIMREEGSATRERLVSLCTTNNLTAPRIALQFNGLNETISAVKAGYGANFISSLVVKDDVQQGRLARVFVRGVQLKNTVAVCTRAGEVLSPAAQHLVELIRQEASSMK; from the coding sequence TTGAATTTACACGGATTACGATTGTTTCATGCCATCGTGAGATATGGGGGAGTCACGCGTGCGGCGGAAGAACTCAAAATTAGCCAACCAGCGGTATCTTCTCAGGTGAAGAAATTTGAGCGGGAATTGGGCATTCCTTTATTTGTTACGGAGGGAAGGAGATTGGTTCTTACCGATGCAGGAATACAATTAACTGGCTATGCGGAACGTCTGTTCATGCTGGAACAGGATGTCGAGAACTTTGTACAGGATTTTCGGGCGGGGAAGAAAGGCATGATTCGTCTTACTGCAACGTATTTGCCTTCGAATTTTCTGCTGCCGGGCTGGATTGCCCGTTTCAAGCAAATGCACGAGGATGTGGAGCTGGTTGTAAGCACAACCAATACCCGAATGGCTTTTGACCAACTGCTGCGTTATGAGGCCGACATTGCGATTTATGGTGGAAGTGGCATTACACATTCAGGTGTTCATTGGGACGAATTGTTTGAAGATGAGATGTGGTTTGTGGTACATCCGGATCACCCCTATGCGGGGAAGGAAATTGAACTTCGGGAGATGGTGGCGGAGCCCTTCATCATGCGCGAAGAAGGCAGCGCTACACGGGAGCGTCTGGTCTCTCTTTGCACAACGAATAACCTGACCGCTCCCCGTATTGCGCTTCAGTTCAATGGGCTGAACGAAACGATCAGTGCGGTGAAGGCAGGTTATGGAGCCAACTTTATTTCTTCTCTGGTTGTTAAGGATGATGTGCAGCAAGGCAGACTGGCACGTGTGTTCGTTCGAGGTGTACAGCTCAAAAACACGGTAGCTGTATGTACACGAGCAGGCGAAGTATTATCTCCTGCTGCTCAGCATCTGGTTGAACTCATCAGACAGGAAGCATCATCGATGAAATGA
- a CDS encoding YoaK family protein, whose amino-acid sequence MNQNTLQRYAMLLLCMSAGMVDVIGYLGLGHVLTANMTGNIVLLGIAVAHAQEFVVLRALLALIGFVAGNAIAAHMIGHMQTKNGWSSRVTAVFTVESILLLLFAIAMISPYSEQLSYLLIAMLATAMGMQTTAARRIGIAGISTTVLTNSLAAVVEDAVSILQRLRHANIRSLVKALSVDSYLRAGAVVIYLGGVILAAMLFHHVPMIAVWMPVLIVGGVTLYARFYSRGTTKNSDG is encoded by the coding sequence ATGAATCAAAATACCCTCCAAAGGTACGCGATGCTGCTGCTGTGCATGTCTGCCGGAATGGTCGATGTGATCGGATACCTGGGGCTGGGACATGTGCTTACAGCCAATATGACGGGCAATATTGTGCTGCTGGGAATCGCGGTTGCCCATGCTCAGGAATTTGTCGTGCTGCGCGCACTCCTTGCCCTTATTGGTTTCGTTGCCGGAAATGCAATTGCGGCACACATGATTGGACATATGCAGACGAAAAATGGCTGGTCTTCCCGGGTCACAGCCGTGTTCACTGTAGAAAGTATATTGCTTCTGCTCTTTGCCATCGCCATGATCAGTCCATATTCCGAACAACTATCCTATCTGCTGATTGCCATGCTGGCCACAGCCATGGGGATGCAAACGACTGCTGCACGACGCATTGGAATTGCCGGCATCTCGACGACCGTGCTCACCAATAGTCTGGCCGCCGTGGTTGAGGATGCGGTAAGCATCCTTCAGCGACTGCGGCACGCCAATATCCGCTCGCTGGTCAAAGCACTATCAGTAGATTCCTACCTTCGTGCAGGTGCCGTTGTGATCTATTTGGGCGGCGTTATTCTAGCTGCGATGTTGTTCCACCACGTACCCATGATAGCAGTCTGGATGCCTGTCCTGATCGTTGGTGGAGTCACCCTGTACGCCCGATTCTACTCCAGAGGTACTACCAAAAACAGCGACGGATAA